CGGGTCCTCCGGCACCTGGGTGGCGGATCGACGCAGGCCTCGCCACCCACCGCCAAGGGAGCCTCGGCCGGGCGCGCAGGGGTCTCGGCGCTGGGGCGCTGGGTCGGCGCCGCGCGGCGACGATGGCGCCGGTTGCGGCGGACCTGAGGGAGGGCTTAGGGTCGGCGCCGTGGCCAGCGCCAGCTCCACGCCCTCGTGGCGGCTCATCTCCGTGCTGCTCAGCACCATCCCGCTCACCCCGGCGCTGGCCGGCACGCTGCACCAGGCCGCGCTCGAGCTGCTGCGCCGCAACGCCGGCGTGACGCCGGTCGCGGGCGATCTCGTCCAGGGCCGGGTCGTGAACCTCAAGAAGGACCTGCTGCTCGGCACCATCGGCGGCCCGGCCTTCGAGGCGGAGCTCGAGACGGAGCGCGGCTCGGGCAAGGTGCGCTTCCTCCTCACGCGCGAGGGGCTGGAGGCGGAGCAGCTCCCCGCGCCGCCCTCGCCGCGCCGACGGCCGCTCCTCAACTGACCGCGCGCCCCGGCGATCGTCCGGCCCCGGTGGCCCCGAAGGGTGCTGCTGTCAGATCTCGCCCCGCCTCCCGTCCTCTCTCCCGAAGGCGCCGCGCTGGCGCCGGTCGAGGAGAGGGCCACCATGACGAACACCGCCGCCGTCCCCGCCGCCGAGGTCCCCGCGTTCCACGTCCACGGGCGGATGCCCGCCCTGGTCAAGGGGCTCTGGATCGCCGCGCTGTGCGCCGCGCTCTCGGCTGGATTCCTGTCCCAGGTGTGGCACGCGCCGAGCGACGCCCAGCTCCACGCGGAGGCCTGCGCGGCGGCGATGCAGGGGCACGCCTGCTGAGCGAGGCCAGGGTGGCGATCGCCCACGCCGGTCCGGTACGCTCGGCCCATGCCGGCCATCGAGCTCGAGGCGCGGGTGAAGGCGCTCGCCGCCCAGGACCCCGCGGCCGCCGCCACCGAGGCGCTGCGCGGGATCGGCCCGCAGGTGCTCCGCTACCTGCGATCGATCCTCCGCGACGAGGCGCTCGCCGGCGACGCGTTCTCCGAGTTCGCGGAGGACCTGTGGCGCGGCCTGCCGGACTTCCGCGGCGAGGCCTCGCTGCGCGGGTGGGCCTACCGGATCGCCCACCACGCCGCGCTCGACGTCCGCGGCGAGGCGTGGCGCAAGCGGGGCCGCCGGCTCGCCACGGGCGAGGCCTCGCGCATCGCGGGCGAGGTGCGCACGCGGACCGCCGTGCGGGTCGAGCAGCGGCGTCAGGCCCTCGAGAAGCTGCGCGAGGCGCTCTCGGTGGAGGAGCAGTCGCTCCTGGCGCTGCGGGTGGATCAGGAGCTCGCGTGGAGCGAGATCGCGGAGGTGCTCTCCGCGGACGGTGCGCCCGTCGCGGCGGCGGCCCTCATGAAGCGCTTCGAGCGGCTCAAGGAGCGGCTCGCGACGATGGCGAAGGAGCAGGGGCTCGTCGAGTAGCCGCGGGGCTGGCGCCGGCCGGGCGGGTGGCGAGGAACGAGCCCCCCAGGATGAGCACGAACCCGGCCAGCGTGGCCGCCGTGAAGGGCTCGCCGAGGAGCAGCACGCCGAGCGCCACCGCCACCGCCGGGTTCACGTACGCCACCACCGTCGCGCGTACCGGGCCGATCTCGGCGATGAGCTCGAAGAAGATGACGAAGGCGAGCGCGGTGCAGATCGCCCCCAGCACCAGCACCGACAGGATCACCGCCGGGCCGGGCAGGGTGGCGGGCAGCTGGGCGATCCCGGGCGGCGCGTAGCCGGCGGCCGCCAGCACGAGCGACCCCGCCACCACCCCGAGCGCGGGCGCGTCCTGCAGCCGCCGGGCGACGATCATGGGGCCCACGGCGTAGCCCAGCACCACGAGCACCATCTCGGAGATGGTGCGCAGGTCGGCGCCGGCCGGGTCGAACCCGAGCAGGACCACCAGGCCTACGAGCCCGAGGGCGAAGCCCACCCCGCGGCGCCCGTCGAAGCGCTCCCGGCCGCCCGTCAGCGTGGACAGGACCGCCCCGACGATGGGCACCGCCGCGACGATGAGGCCCGAGAGCGAGCTCGAGAGCCGCCGCTCGGCGTCGGAGAGGAAGATCCAGGGGATGGCGATCTCGGCCACCGTGTAGGCGAGGAGCGCGCGCCAGTGCGGGAGGAGCGCCCGGGCCTGCCCGCGCCGGACCGCCAGCGGCACCAGGATGAGCGCGCCGAGCGCGGTGCGCAGGAAGACGAGGGTGGCGGGCGAGAGGTCGCGCACCGCCACCTTGATGAGGAGGTAAGGGATCCCCCAGATCACGCACAGCGCCGCGAAGAGCAGCCCGCCCCGCCTCGTCACCGTCGACCTCCGCTCCCGGCGCCGCGCGGCGCGGGGTCCGTCCGTTTACCGCGCCGCGGCCTCGTCCGCCACCCTCGCGCGCCGCTGGCGCGCCGCCCGCGGTCGCCGTACGCTCGGCGCATGATCTCGCCCCGGCTCCTCGGCTTCCTCGCCGCGTCGCTCGCCCCGCTCTCCGCCGCCGCCGCGGGCGCGGAGGCGGCGCCGCCCGGCGTGACGCCGCTCCGGCTGCGGCGCGGCGAGGCGGTGGAGCTGTGCCAGACCGGGACCGTGATCTGCCCGGCGGTGGCGCCCATCTGCGACGACCCGGCGCTGGTCACGTTCGAGCTGACCGGCGCCGGCCTGCGCTTCCGCGGCGCGAAGGCCGGCGAGACGCTCTGCTCCGTGCGCAGCTCGGGCGGGCAGGGGACGCGCTGGGTCTACCGCGTCACCGTGGTCGAGCCGTAGCGCGCCGAGCCGCGCCCGTCACGGCGCGCGCCCCTCCTCCTCCTCGGGCGCCGGCTCCCGCTCCGCCTGGGCGGAGCGGGGCGGTCCGGCGGCGATCTCCGGAGGGTGGCGCCGCGCGTCGGCGCGCAGCCTGAAGGCCTGGAGCAGGAGCGCCGCCCCGAGCCAGAGGCCGAGCACGATGGCCGGCGCGAGCACGACGCGCGGGAAGAGCAGCGCCGCCACCGCCAGCAGCACCAGCGCGGCCCCGGCCGCCAGCACCAGCGTCGCCTCCGCCGGCCCGAGCACGCGGTAGCCGCCCAGGGCGGCGCCGACGGTGTTGCCGATGCGGATGGCGCCCGCCGTCTTCACCGCCGAGCCCTCGCGCCGCTGCCGCCGCGGGCGCTCCGGGGGGCGGGCGGGCCGCGGGTGCAGCGGCCGCAGGCGCGGGCCGAGCACCACCTCGGTGGCGTGCGTCAGGTCCTCCTCGAAGGTGTCCTCCATCTCGCGCGCGAAGCCCTCGTCCTCCACCGCCACGTCGAGCTCCCAGTTGCCGAGCCAGCTCGCCACGTTGAGGTTCGAGGAGCCGACGCGCGCCCAGCGGCTGTCCGCCACCGCCGTCTTCGCGTGGAGCATGGGGCCGTTCCACTCGAACACCCGCACCCCCGCCTCGAGCAGCGGGCGGTAGCCGGCGGTGCCGAGCCGCTTCACCAGGCCGAGGTCGCTCGAGCCCGGCACCAGGAAGCGCACGTCGACCCCGTCGAGCGCCGCGGCCCGCAGGCTCTGCACGTACACCGGCGAGCCCACGAAGTAGGCGTCGGTGATCCAGAGCGTCTGGCGCGCGGTGGCCGCGATCAGCTGGTCGAGGCGGAGGAGCCCGGCGGTGGCCGGCTCGGTGCCGATGACCCGCAGCGCCACCCCGCCCGCCGGCGCCAGCGCCTCCTGGTCCACGAGCTCGCCCGGCGGGAGGGCCGGACCGGCCTCGGCCCAGACGCGGGCGAAGGCGCGGGCCAGGCCAGCGACCGCCGGACCCTCCACCCGCACGCCGGTGT
This Anaeromyxobacter diazotrophicus DNA region includes the following protein-coding sequences:
- a CDS encoding RNA polymerase sigma factor, with the protein product MPAIELEARVKALAAQDPAAAATEALRGIGPQVLRYLRSILRDEALAGDAFSEFAEDLWRGLPDFRGEASLRGWAYRIAHHAALDVRGEAWRKRGRRLATGEASRIAGEVRTRTAVRVEQRRQALEKLREALSVEEQSLLALRVDQELAWSEIAEVLSADGAPVAAAALMKRFERLKERLATMAKEQGLVE
- a CDS encoding DMT family transporter, with product MTRRGGLLFAALCVIWGIPYLLIKVAVRDLSPATLVFLRTALGALILVPLAVRRGQARALLPHWRALLAYTVAEIAIPWIFLSDAERRLSSSLSGLIVAAVPIVGAVLSTLTGGRERFDGRRGVGFALGLVGLVVLLGFDPAGADLRTISEMVLVVLGYAVGPMIVARRLQDAPALGVVAGSLVLAAAGYAPPGIAQLPATLPGPAVILSVLVLGAICTALAFVIFFELIAEIGPVRATVVAYVNPAVAVALGVLLLGEPFTAATLAGFVLILGGSFLATRPAGASPAATRRAPAPSPSSRAAP
- a CDS encoding phospholipase D-like domain-containing protein, with product MPLQASWAAGRAPWDSRDHLRAAGEQAFSRAAGAPLVPDNRLELLLDAAENFPAWLEAIGGAQRSICLEAYILADDALGNRFADALVAAAQRGVRTRVLYDWLGARGEAGRRFWRRLEAGGVEVRCFNPFRVDRPLGWLRRNHRKSLLVDGCVGFVTGLCLAERWAGDPARGLAPWRDTGVRVEGPAVAGLARAFARVWAEAGPALPPGELVDQEALAPAGGVALRVIGTEPATAGLLRLDQLIAATARQTLWITDAYFVGSPVYVQSLRAAALDGVDVRFLVPGSSDLGLVKRLGTAGYRPLLEAGVRVFEWNGPMLHAKTAVADSRWARVGSSNLNVASWLGNWELDVAVEDEGFAREMEDTFEEDLTHATEVVLGPRLRPLHPRPARPPERPRRQRREGSAVKTAGAIRIGNTVGAALGGYRVLGPAEATLVLAAGAALVLLAVAALLFPRVVLAPAIVLGLWLGAALLLQAFRLRADARRHPPEIAAGPPRSAQAEREPAPEEEEGRAP